A window of Falco cherrug isolate bFalChe1 chromosome 11, bFalChe1.pri, whole genome shotgun sequence genomic DNA:
gcagggaggaccCCCCACGGCGGGCGGCCAAAGCCTGGGACAAGCCACTGCACTGCTTGGCAGCTCGCTCTGTCATCCGGGACAACGAGAACGCGGCACAGCGGGAAGCCgagctggagcagggtgggTGCTAGTGCgtgtgtccccctgccccagcgcagCCCTGGCATCCCCCCACATCTAACTGCCTCGCTCCGGGCAGGTTTTGCCCGCCGGTTTCGCCTGAAAGCCATGCAAACCAGCAAAGCCTGCAACGTGCCTTCTCTCTACACCCGCCTGGTGCCTGTGGACACTGCCACACACGcagccctgcccacagcccccgAGGTGTGGGGCACAGGTACAGCCAGGGGGCTCAGGGCGCTGGGGACGGGGCAGTGAGGGGACAGAGGGCTGAGGTGGCACCGTTCCTTGCAGCTGGCTCAGCCAGCCGgccccaagccaccacggcgGGGAACTGGCACCACAGGAGCTCCTCAGCAGGTGTGGACCAGCGGAGAGATGCGGaggagcaggatgaggcccCTGTCGCTGCAGGTACCAGTCTGGGCCCTTACATCAGCTTATGCTCCCCAGTGACCTTCCCGAGCACCAGGGTCACTGGGGACCCTCAGCTCACGGCTGCATGGGTCTGGTCCTGGCTGGAGCACTGTGGATGCCTGGAAAGAGGCACCTGCCCCACACTGGGACGGGGGGACATGGGggtggcagcacagcagcccctgTGGATGTGAGGGTGCCGGGAGCCCAGGGGCCCTCAGGGCTTTGTTCTTTTGCAGAGCGAGATGAGACCCCAGGGTCTCCAGCCAGTGTCTCCTCCCCTACTTATGGCTCGGAAAAGCAGAACTGCTCGAATGGTGCGTCCAGGGTGGAGGGGGCCAAGGGCTGGATGGTGGGGGACTGGGGGTGCCCCCAACACCCTGTTGCTGGCAGCTGAGAGCTGGAGCATCTGCTGTGCCCACGCCTGCCCTCATTGCCGAGGGCACGGGCACAGAATCACCCTCACAGGTGCTAGGGAGCGGGATGCACCTCTGGGTGCATCATGGCCCCCCATCTTCAGCCCTCCCCCCTTGCAGGGCCTCCAACCAGCCCCTCCACCACCTCCATGGGCTCCCAGAAATCCACGGAGAGCATCACTGGCTCCAGGTGAGGCTGCAGGGTGGAGGGATGCCAGGGCCCAAAAAATGGCACATTGCACAGAGAGGGGGACAATGCCACTTCTTGGGTGCTGCAGGTACAatgctccctgccagctcctgcagcgTAAGGGGAGGGGTttggtgctccagccccatccctgcagcaggctgggggtccAGCTGCCTTTCAGAAACTGCACCCCTCTGCCCCTTTAACTCTCCTCTTTGCCCCGCAGGTTTAGCCTGAGCAGGCGCAGGGGGCCCAGTCTGGCACTGCGGCCGCAGtgcctcagcccagaaagcgaGCGTCCCAGCAACCACGCCAGCCACGACTACCTCCCGCTGGTAAGGGCCccgtccccatgtccccatcccatcccgggGTGTGCTGAGCAGGCACCTtccctgctgggctgcagctcagctgcccaggcagcacccagcagcgcCAGCAGTGGCACCCAGCTGAGGGTGCAAACCCAGACGGTGCTGTTCAGCCCTGGGGGCCTTTGCTGGctttggggatgggggggacagGGCAAGTTGTGCAGTCCCTGTGCCCCAGGGACACTCCTGTGGCCCCCACCAATgagtgctgggggctgcacccctgcctgtcccctcccagtcacCTGCGCCCCCCAATGcaggtgcagctgcagcaagccCGGGGGCCATTCCAGCTCACCGAGAGCTTCTCCGAAGTAGTGCAGATCCCCCTGGACCGCCTGTGCCGGGCCTCTCCCTACGCCTCCCACCGAGCCAGCCTCAGCCCCGTGTCCCCCGGGGCCAGAAGCAGCCCTGAGGCAGGGCCCGGTGGCGAGGAGGGCGAGGAGCTCACTGCAGCCTCACAGCCTGGCTCGCCCCCGTCCCGGAGCACTTGCTCCGAGGTGCCCAGTGCAGCCGTGTGGGCGCAGGCGGATAGTGGGCATGGCTCTGAGTCCGACACCGGCCCCCACTCAGCCGCTCCCTCTGAGGCTGGCATGATCTGGCAGGACGTGGGGCCAGAGGACCTGGAGAGTGCCAGCTGGGCCACAGCAGTGGCTTTGGCGTGGCTGGAGCATCGCTGTGCTGGCTTCTTTGAGGAGTGGGAGCTGGTGGCGGCCAAGGCAGATGCGTGGCTGCAGGCACAGCGGCTGCCCGAGGGGGTGGACGTGGGCTGTCTCAAAGGGGCAGCCAGGCACTTGTTCTTGCTGCTGCGTCACTGGGATGAGAACATCAAGCTGAACATGCTGTGCTACAACCCCAACAATGTCTGATGGCTGCCAGAGGGGCCAATAAAGACGCCTGGCTCCACACCGCCTGCACAGGTGTCTCTGTTATGGGCAGGGAGCCACTGGCCCTGTTCAGGGCACGCTAGGGCTCAccagagccctggggtggggggtgaccCCCTTCCCGGCCATCTCTGGTGGGAGGGAGCACACAGGAGACTAGGAAAAGCCATCTTGGAGGGATCTCTGTGCTGCATCAAGGCGATTCAAACCTTGAGGCAAAGGAGTTTTGCAGATCCTCCGTCTTAACCTCACCCTGGAAGCTgtgctcctgccctgggcagtgctctcccagggctgggaagggagctCCCGTAGCCCTGGTggctgctctgccttccccacGGGTGGAGCAGGCTGAGGCACGGCCATCCCGACACTGTCACGGCACGAAGACGCTGCGGCCAGGGAAGGGCACACAAAGCCCCCTTTATTGGTGAAGTCCTGCCTGTTGGGGGTCCCCACGCTGCCCCCTTTGCAGAGTTCCAGGGCTCACGACCCTCCTGGGatggctgggggcagcctgggagcTGGGTGGGGAAAGAGTGAGCAGAAGGGGCAGTCCCAGAGGCCAGTTCCCATCACCTGGCCAGCCACACTCTCACTGGGCTTTCTTGGAGATGGCTGTGGGCCTCCTGCTCGGTGCCGGCGTCTGTAGCACTGGTGGGGGGGCCGTGCCGTACCAGAGTTGGAGCAGGACAAGTCCATGGCAGATATGGAGGGAGAGAGAGCTGCAGACTGTGGAGGGGTAGGTGTTCCAGCAGAGCTCGATcatgcccagcagcagcaccctgcagggGTGAAAATTGGGGGTCAGCAGGGAGGGGGACACACCAGCCCCCCTCGCTCCCATACCCCGCAGCAGATGGGAggtccccctccccagcagcacatACTTGGGCATGTGGGCAAGCTTGGAGGTAGGGCTGCACCAGAGTAAGTAGGGCAGCGTGTGGAAATACCAGACATAAAACTGATAGTGCAGGGAGCGGCTGCAGCAGACACCCAGGAAGTTGGAAGAGAAGAGGACAAAGACGATCTGTGCGCTGGCGTTAAGGGGACAAACACAGGAGGCTGGAAGTGTGATCCTGCAAAAGCTCCCCAGCTGTACAGCACAGGTTGTTCCCCCAGGACACGCTGGTCCTGACggcactgcagcactgggagTTTGCAAATGCTGAGCCCAAGgtccaccctgccctgccctgccttctccacccacctcccaccctgccAAAGGATATTGTTGACGGTCAAGGGAGGGGATGCATGTTTCCTTTCAGCAGGATCCTTCAGCAGAGCCAGGATGCTCTCTTTGGACCTCAGGGGGAAGCACAAACATTGATCTCAGCTGCTGAGTCTTTCCCACCCCAACCTTCCTGTGAGCCACGACGCCTGCGCAGTGCGCTCCCTGAAACAGAACAGTAactccccccagctcccacccgcAACCCCAGAACTGCAGCATCGTGGGGGCAGGGGAGTTGCAGACCTGTACCCTACACCATGGGGGCCGATGGGGACCAGCACCCATGGGGAACCCCAGGTCTCACCTGTGCCACCGATGGACTGCAAAGAGCCCCAGGCCAGCCAGGTGAGCCAGGAGCAGCATGGCGTGGAAAGCCCGATTGTGGAAAACCTCTTCTGGGAGGAAGCGCCAGTTCACTGTCCATTTGAACTGGAACTGGCGGCCCAGGTCAAAGGAGCGAGTCAGATACCCCACAGGGTTCACCAGCAGGAAGGGCAGCCCTAGAACCACCTGCCAGAGACACGTCAGCACCCTTACAGCAGCTGTAAGCTAGGTCTCTGTCACCCTCGCCACCTCCCAGGAATCCCAGCACCACATGAGACATACACCCAGAGGTCTCCAGACCCTGGGACAGCCGGGCAGGATGCTTCGATGCAGGCAGGGCTACCTGCTACCCCCTGCCGATGGGGATGCCAGCCTGCCCCTGTAGCCGATGTGAGCAGGGACCCACCTGGAGCGCAGCACAAATGCAGAGCTTGGGGATACAGCCGAGGAGACCGAACCgttgaaggaggaggaagagaagtcCGGGCGCGAAGAGCAGGATGTTCATCTTCACAGACACAGCCAGGCTGAGCGGGAGGCTGCATTACCGCTGGAGGCACCTGTATggctgcccaggcagcccctgggcagcgTGCGGCCTCCTCCCTGGGTCGAGCTGGCTCACACTCACAGCCTGCCATGGAAGgcagcccccaccccgcccccagACCCTCACCTGAAGAAGAAGCAGCCCCAGGACCAGTGCTCCTCCAGGAAGAGGTTGATGGCCAGGAAGAGGATGGCCATGGCAACAGGGTCGTTAAAGAGACGCAGGACAAAGATGGAGTGGATGCGGTAGGAGGCGCAGcacatgaagaagaaaacatacgGGGGAACCTTGCCGGGGACAGAGGGACAGGAAGGCAATCAGCAGCATGTCCTGGAGCCCCGGCAGCCACTGAACCTCTCCAAGGCTCAGACCCCAGCCCTGAGGGCCCACCCAGCCCGCCTTGCCCAAGCGAGggctcagcagagcaggaggccCTGAGGCAGCCAGCGAGGCCCCTGGCCCTGGGCTACCTTGTTGGTTCGGCAGTAGATGCGGAAGACCAGGAGGAGGTTGAGGAGGTAGAGGCCAGCGAAGAGGTACTGCGCCAGGCTGATATCCCTGCCACGGCCCGTGGCATAGTACAGGCCAAGGAAGATGTAGACGAAACCGGCAGGGTAGCTGCGGAGAGACAGGAGTGAGGGGCCAGGCCCTGCCACCCCCCTGTGCCCGCCGGGCCCCCCCGGTGGCGGGGAGCTGGGCCATCCGTCACTCACACCAGCGGCCCAGTGTTGCCCCTCAGCTGGGTGTAGTCGAAGGTCCCGTTGGCAAACCCCTCCACCTCCTCCATGTAGGCCTTCCAGTCGATCTCGGTGTCTGTGGGGATGGCCAGGGGTaagcggggctggggacaccGCGGGGGaactcccacccccaccccccccacccacccctacGCCCCCCGCCTGCCTGTCAGCCGAGGCTCCAGGCCCCCCAGCCCGGGGATGCTGTCACCCAcccgggccgggggcagcccTGTCACCCCGCTAgcgggaccccccagccccgtcACCCCAGGGGCGCAGCAGCCCAGCCCGGGGCCGAGCTGCCACTGCTAGGCGCACCGGCCCACGCTGCCGGGCCCGGGCCGGCTCCGCCACCCGCGGACaaggcccccccgccccgccgccgggccaggccgggccCCGGCACTCACAGGGGACCCTGCGGATGACCCAGAGGTTGACGCCGCCCTCggc
This region includes:
- the ALG3 gene encoding dol-P-Man:Man(5)GlcNAc(2)-PP-Dol alpha-1,3-mannosyltransferase, producing MVSMQAGEKSMLRRARAAGPYRAGRRGGKHRVPRAARAPTCDFRPRRLHRPERSGRKHGAGRPWRRGGGAAALRRAWRERRAALLEPSYTPLVAACLCLAEGGVNLWVIRRVPYTEIDWKAYMEEVEGFANGTFDYTQLRGNTGPLVYPAGFVYIFLGLYYATGRGRDISLAQYLFAGLYLLNLLLVFRIYCRTNKVPPYVFFFMCCASYRIHSIFVLRLFNDPVAMAILFLAINLFLEEHWSWGCFFFSLAVSVKMNILLFAPGLLFLLLQRFGLLGCIPKLCICAALQVVLGLPFLLVNPVGYLTRSFDLGRQFQFKWTVNWRFLPEEVFHNRAFHAMLLLAHLAGLGLFAVHRWHRSKESILALLKDPAERKHASPPLTVNKIVFVLFSSNFLGVCCSRSLHYQFYVWYFHTLPYLLWCSPTSKLAHMPKVLLLGMIELCWNTYPSTVCSSLSLHICHGLVLLQLWYGTAPPPVLQTPAPSRRPTAISKKAQ